AAATCATAGAGAAATACAGAATATTATTTCATATGATTCTTCTTATGAAGTTAGTTCCACTCAAATGTTGCTGGCATGAAGGTAACATGTAAATCTCCTAGATGCCTTACAACATCTATTGTATATGGAAATTAACAGATGTTTGTTTCATAATTTAGAGCATTAAATCCTGCTTGCTACGTTCTGATTCCCTCCTTGCTGAGTGGAGAGATATTTGGTGAAGACAAGCTTATCAGCTTAAACCTGTTGGACATTGACGGCTCCATGTCAAGTTTAAATGCCTTACAAATGGAGGTTGTAGACATGGCCTTCCCGCTACTTAATAAAGTATCAGTGCATAATTCCTTAAGAAAAGCTTTCATGGATGCTGAAATTATCATTATTCTCAACGATATTGTACCAGATGAAAATAAATCATTGGAAGACTGCTACAAAGACATGGTCGATCTTTACCAAGATATTGGAGATAGGATTGACACTTTCGCAAAATTTGATGTCCGTGTGATTGTTGCTGGTGAGCACATACTGAATTTGAAAATGCACATCCTCCTGGAGAGTGCATTTTCTGTCAATCATCATAATATTGTAGCGGTTTCAACTCAAATTGAAGGAGAAGCCAAGGCACAAATAGCTAAGAAATTGAATGTGAATACATTAGGTGGGTATACTTTGGTCATTTGTTGCTTCTTTTGAATCTCTATTCCCTAACGTAGGCATGCTTGCCACAGAGACTCAGTTCCATAATTAAGGTCCCATCTCTTAATTATTCTAGAGTTTAAGTTCCTTAAAATATGAATTTTATTCCATTTATGAAACAGTGCAGTTCATCCATTATTCTAGAACATGTGAATTAGAACATGAGTACAATCATAGGGCATGTCATGTTTCCTGAGCATCCTTCACTTACATAGCAATTTAGAAATGCTACAATTCCATACTTTATGTCACAGTGTTCAGCCTAATATTCCAGTAAAACACCACAATGTTTCTCATAATATTGTGCTGTGTTAGGCACAGTGTGTATTTAGTTAGTccagttacatagaaacatagaaaataggtgcagcagtaggccattcagcccttcaagcctgcaccgctattctgtatgatcatggctgatcaactcaGAAacctatacctgctttctctccataacccctgatccctttagccacaagggccatatctaacttcctcttaaatatagcctcaactgtttcctgtggcagagaattgcacagattcaccactctttgtgtgaaaagtttttcctcatctcggtcctaaaaggcttccccttcatccttaaactgtgacccctcgttctggacttctccaacatcggaaacaatcttcctgcatctagcctgtccaatccctttagaattttatatgtttcaacaagatcccccctcaatcttctaaatttcagtgagtataagcctagtcgatccagtctttcttcatatgaaagtcctgccatcccaggaatcaatctggtgaaccttctctgtactccctctatggccagaatgtctttcttcagattaggggaccaaaactgcacacaatattctagttgctgtctcaccaaggccttgtacaactgcagtagaacctccctgctccttttgctatgaatgcctttATTACACTTCTTATCAACAGAGATCCTCAAGACTGTGCAGTAATAAAACAATTGAATGATGAAGTTAACTGGTTAGGCATTTTCTTGTTGAAATTAGTCACTGCCTGGAACTTGTGTGGCATAATTGTTCATTGTTACTTCTTGGTCCATGTTTCCAAAACTTTGCATATGCTGGCATGGACTGCTTCATTTTTTTTGAGGAGtttaaaataaaactaaatatAAGTATGTTTCAAAGTGTCCAATGATTTAGATACTGGTAAGTTAGACCATAATGGACTttaagattataaaattagactGAAATTTCTGTAATTTCTAAACAGTATAAACCTATCAAAACCAGTATAATTGGTTAATTACTTCTGACTTTAATCTTTTCATTCAATTCTTAAATATGCAATTTTTTATTACAGAATTATAATTCATGTTTTTGTCCCACATTTTCTACACCACCCATCCCTgcctaccctcccccccccccccccaaacatccTGGCTCTATAGATGTGAAAGATGTAATTGTTTGGGGAAACATCGGTAGAAGTACTTACATTGACTTGCATAGCGCGCGTGTTCATCGATACGAAAGCGCTGTCTGGGGCCCACCTGAGTTTTCGCACCCTGTATTGGAGGTACTAAATGACAGGTGAGGAAAGATTCTTAATGGTGAATAAGTCTGTACTGAAACTTTTGTGCTGATCTGCTAGATAAACGCAGAAGTAGTTTTTGCTGCAATTCAGGCATTGAAGATGCTATGGTAAAATTGAGACTATTTTAGCTGCCTTAATTCCATTTTACTGACTACTTCTGTAGCTCTAAATTCCTATATGACCCATAAATTATCTTGGATTATATTTAATCACTTAGCATCCAGTTGTCTGAGTAACAAATTCCAAGCATTAATAACCTTCCCCgcctcacctcagttctaaagggatcaGCTTTTATCTTCACTATGCCCTCAGTTCCAATTCCCATACTTCTAAGTAACCAACTTTATTTTAACGAAGAGATTCTTCTGTTATTGTAGACTGCTTTTAAATACTTTAGTGAGACTACtaccattttaaaaaatattccttATTAGGTTGTATTCATACTTGGTTTTTCACTCTTTATCAATGTTTTTAGTCATCCTTCAATTTTTGAAATTTTCCCTGCCCTTAAACCTAGTCctacttttttttacattataaGAGGCAGGAAGACAGCAGCATTTGTAGTGAGAAAATTGTTGATGTGTCACTTCATTGACTTTCCACCAGAAATTTTGGTGGACGGGGGAAAAACAACCTCCAAATAATTAAAGGGCGATGTTGTGGGAAAACTAGCAAAGGGACTAATGAGCCTGACAAAGAGGTGAATCTATTTTATGTAATAGCATGTATAGGATatattttgtatgtgtgtgtgattcATTGATTTAATGATCTCTATAAACTCTTGGTTTGTCATATTTCACCCATATAAAAACAGTAGGCTTTTAATCATATTAAAGGCAATTTATGACTACCATACAAATTATTATATGTGAGTTCACCAGTTGGCTGCAATTGTTAGTTAGAATTATCAGGAAATAACAGCTAAGCATGGCATTTTTTTACACTAAGCATTATTACATATTATTTTTGCCTCAATCTCTTGTTTGCAGTAAATGGATAGAGACAGAATTCCGGGAAGCAGTAAATTCTCATCGATCAATGGTTCAGAAGATATCAAAGCGTCCTTTAGGATTTTCTTTGGCGGCTGCAATATACAAAGTCTTACATTGCTGGTATTTTGACTCACCAACGGGGGAGATAATGTCTCTTGGAGTTGTCAGTAAAGGTGAGCtacccacttttttaaaaaaaatataaaaaatatctTCCTTTAGTTTACTCCTCTTCAAAGTGGCTGATTTTTACAGGGATATGAAGTGTCCTTCATCCAGGTGGCTATTTCTCTTGACAATTTCAACTCAACAAAGCATCAACAAAGGAACAGCAAaatcacctgcgagtctgctggagttgtctattgcatccggcgctcccggtgcggcctcctctacatcagcgaaaCCCAACGccaattgggggaccgcttcgtcgagcacctccgctccttccgtcacaatagacaggacctcccagttgccacccacttcaactctgcctctcattcccatctagatatgtccatacatggcctcctctactgccatgatgaggccaaactcaggatggaggagcaacacctcatctaccatctgggtagcctccagcctggtgatatgaacattgagttctccaatttccagtaattccctccccctcccccttcccctatcccaggtccctctctgcccctctcccctttcaactttctgctcctttatctctacagttctttcatgcttatcccctcccccct
The sequence above is a segment of the Hypanus sabinus isolate sHypSab1 chromosome 4, sHypSab1.hap1, whole genome shotgun sequence genome. Coding sequences within it:
- the mdh1b gene encoding putative malate dehydrogenase 1B isoform X1, with the translated sequence MRLGSHLALLGNTANNMAKFVLAGRANCPYFAKCELVADHLSQSLPDFKVHKIIKHPEDWRPWLQSICEKNNWKHEHSPIIWRELVDRGGKGSLLGGFSEFMEYVQSYYGFISDMQTDLMIKIAKENFKTYLKEMEEEKKKRSLIKPMSVWISGALNPACYVLIPSLLSGEIFGEDKLISLNLLDIDGSMSSLNALQMEVVDMAFPLLNKVSVHNSLRKAFMDAEIIIILNDIVPDENKSLEDCYKDMVDLYQDIGDRIDTFAKFDVRVIVAGEHILNLKMHILLESAFSVNHHNIVAVSTQIEGEAKAQIAKKLNVNTLDVKDVIVWGNIGRSTYIDLHSARVHRYESAVWGPPEFSHPVLEVLNDSKWIETEFREAVNSHRSMVQKISKRPLGFSLAAAIYKVLHCWYFDSPTGEIMSLGVVSKGDFNIPMDLIFSVPVRFCGGKCVIQTDIKISEETKKMLKYIVQELKMEQQLNFSSINEGEMESSLLSLAELQHVSKFEDLSPEENSDVGE